The Elaeis guineensis isolate ETL-2024a chromosome 3, EG11, whole genome shotgun sequence region tttgatcacagatgcttttggatttggtgttcaaaatttaggagaatccagtaatatacaagaaacagttgggatgttggatggatgtacgcatacagaacgtatgcatgttgaggagcctatacatatatctaatgatgagacagctcgttatcacaacttaatgaaagatgcagacgaagaattatatccgggttgtacgaaattttctaagatttttttcttgtacatttatttcatataaaatatttgaatggatggtctggaaagagttttaccatgctgctcaagttattaaaggatgcatttccagaaagcactcgtttaccaccatcgtattatgaagtcaagaaagtagtaaaggaattggatcttggatacgaaaagattcatagttgtctgaaagattgtatgttatatcggggtgaaaacgctaatcaagagtcatgcaatgtatgtggatcttcaagatggataacacaaaaagaagatcaagacgatgtactgaatgaattggatgcaacgcggagtaaaaaaaaaccggccaaggtattgcgttactttcctcttatacctagattgaaaaggatttatgcatcatcaaaaatagcttcatcaatgagatggcatgatgaaggacgtacaaaggatggaatgttgagacatccagcagatagtcttcaatggaaagcatttgatgataggcatcctgattttgcctctgatgttcgcagtgttaggtttggcttagcttctgatggcttcaatccatttcggaccctgagttctacctacagcacttggccagtcattttgataccttacaatttgccaccgtggatgtgcatgaaacaatcatcacttatcttgtcaatggttattccaggagataagggtccaggcaatgatattgatatttttctacagcctttgatagaggaattgaaacagttgtgggagggtgttgatgcatttgatgcttccaacggccaaacatttaaactacgggcagctttgttatggactattaatgattttccagcatatgccaatttatctggctggaatACAAAGGGatgggtcgcatgtccttgttgtggatattcaacacattcaatttggttaaaacatggaggtaagtTTTGTTACATgagacatcgtcgatggttggaagcaaatcatccgtttcgatttcagaaagatttgtttgatggtactatagaattgggatgtgcccatattccaccttctggaactgatgttcatagacaaatggatggcatcaattacagctatggtaagcactcaaagtcttctaaaaaaagaggaagggatgatgttgaaagctcagtgcacgaagggttaccagaggaagtcagtatcagtactatagatgcagaggtgtttcaagatccagacaattattttgaggatgaaaatgaggaagacacacagatagcatctacacaacagcccagtaaacatttatggaaaaaatgaagtatcttttttgactgaccttattggaaacataatcttattcggcacaatcttgatgtcatgcatatagagaagaatgtttgcgataatttacttggaacatttttaaatcttgatggaaagagcaaagataacatgaaggcatgtcttgatttaaaagaaatgggtatccgacaggaacttcatcctaaaatgcttgctaatgatagaatttatgtgcctcctgcatgttacacaatgtctgctcgagaaaaggatagttttttgggagttttgaaaagtatcaaagtacctgatggatatgcatcaaatatttcacgatgtgtgcatctaaaggatcgaaaattttcaaatcttaaaagtcatgatggtcacatattgatgcaagatattttttcaatagctttaagatcgtcattgccgaaacaagttgttacaattgtacttcgattatcgtcattctttaaagcattatgtttcaaagttattgatcctcgaaaacttgatcagttagaatccgatattgcaattacactttgccagatggaaaagatttttcctcctggatttttcactattatggtacatctgctaattcacctagcttcagaagttaaagttggtggaccggtatattatagatggatgtatcctattgagaggtattattgcaaaccttaaatcttttgataattttattagaaacaacagcatactgatattttaataaatatttaatttttgaaggtatcttgtgcgtcttaaagattatgtgcgaaatagagcctatcccgaaggctcgattgctgaagcatatattgcggatgaatgtttgacattttgttcaagatatcttcaaggtgtagagactatttttagtcgacctcaacggcataatgactttgtggagaatgcagaactgtataagttcttaactgctgaaaaattcttgggaagagctgaaagtattgtacttgatcaaaaatccttagcacaagcacatcgttatgtgttacttcatagtgacataatatctgaccatcgcaggttagtatatttaaggaatgacatcaaaatttaaattttatattagatataatgttctaaatgatatatttatattttatgcagtgaatttttaatttatcagagacgagccaatcataacattcgtcctaatgcaaggattgaacagcgatggttggtcgagttattccctatgtgactTTCGAATCAggtatgatttatatttaattatgggatatattaatttttgatacatatttaatatcagataactcaactgcacttcgtcatatcattttttgttaggtatcaaagatgatggagacaaataattcagatgaactaatagctcttgctcgaggacctaataagattgtgaatagatataacggtttcataattaatggctttaaatttcatactagagaacatgagaaatttagaaaaatacagaatagcggtgttatggtggaagcggatggaaaatcctattatgatgcatttaaagatatctatgagttggattattatagaaaatttaaagtagtactgtttagatgtgattggatagacataaactcaccaaggggtttgaaacaagatgcaaatggatttacacttgtaaatttttcaaggttgatacacactggtgtgttattgaaggatgacccattcattttttcatctcaagctcgtcaagtattttatgtacaagacgcaaaagataaagattggtttactgtcatcaaaacaaaacctagagacttatatgatatggaaaaccaagtggaggatgatgacgatgacacttatacacaatgtatgccctacaattttgtggcagctgatgatttaaatgctacgacgacgttggttagaacagaatttgaaggaaacactactgcttgattgttactggtaataattatttatgatgtatatattttgtattaattattatgttattttactccatatattaactgattctatcttttatttatatgaatgttaggtgacatcatgcgtcgcaggagacgatatgctggtgtgcagtttcagttttcacagacagaggccggtacgtcttcttcagcacagcagcctgaggccagttcagctgcacagcattctgagccctgtccttcatcatcagcacagcacgatcctcctgttcatcagtcagatgatgagatacacgtgcagggtatatattgtctttcatgtaattttatttttattttattttatgtatatttatgatatagttacttttatgtattttttgcagacggattcGGGAGAGTACGCtccagacgcggacccacagtagtacgagatgtgtggcagatgcgtgagggtgaGAGGATTGttatggagtgcaatcagctaggtcagccaattaagaaagctgcctgcttattgacttcatttttggggactgttgctcggaggcctcagctatgtccgttgggctatgcaaaatggaatgacatgcttccaacgtacaaagttgagctcctccgagttatagaggtaatgaattgatgttcatactgtatattaattgttaatcatttatataatttatttcatttcattttttttttatagagcaagtttgttctccctccatctactcataattttgtaatgaagtctctcaaccgcaaatggaaagaatatagagcacaattgaagaaggactatatgaaacagggtatgacagaggaggaggttgctaggaattatcctcctgatgtaccccctcatcagtggatggagttggttcattattggttctccgagagggcacaggtatattatctgcttattatctttttttctaaatattttataaaaatattaatttttattatatattatacatataacaagttctttactttattttacagacttattctgctattggtagagctgcacgagcagctcagtctgttcctcatacatcggggtcgaagagttatacaCGACTCCgataggagtttgtatgttccttaaactttcataattaacttttaatttttatgttgaaatatttatataactaatatcattatgtatcgtggatcatgtctgtatcatgatactcatatatttttttaaattattataactgtttgcttaaaattaaaattatttgtgtaggtggatgagcatgggagggaacccggacaagtgaagttttaccggatgactcatactcatcaggatggtacttttgttcgagatgagtcgagagatttatatgtacgacattattaatattctattttttgcaatgatttaaatttaattttgttagctattaatgtataactcttgttttcaaaaaaaatacaggagagggctacatctctcattgcggagcgtgacgacgagtctgcagcatctacgcagcagagccgtatcgaggccgaggtgttcaTAGAGTTattgggaccagagcgctacggccgagtgaggggttatggagtaggagtcacccccactcagttatctgaggttagtagatatacgcagcatgctgcagcagatgctcagaaTTCATGCATTCGCAGACTCGAGgcagagatacaggagattagacagagtcgtgccgctgagatggaggagatgcgacagagccgtgccgagatgcaggccatgaggggacagattgatcgccttacatctttattagagatgtatgatccatctcaggtaaacatatattattaaatatatatttttatattaatttaatgatttatatagttttatttatagatatacaaatcatgcttttgatatgtttcttataGGCTCTTGGCACATCAGGCACCCATCGagacagcggcacgtcacgtggagacaacgatgACCATCCGTCTgcggattgatattattttatttttattatatttttatatttatttatattactcttgattgtaatggatgattagtactttatttttatttatataaaataatatcttttggtttggttaaatttgctatttaagtatgcttttggtgtgaatggtggtgattgtacaggtgtgaatggtgataattgtacaggtttatgttagaataattgatataattttgtacagaaatgtatgtattcttttttttttgtatataaaatctgtattttttttttctcttaaaacctttaacgacgcttataagcgtcgttaaaataaatttaatgatgcttataagcgtcgttaaagacaaaaaagTCGACGCTTtgaaaagcgtcttggtagagtgcgggtcgcggagtcattaacgacgctaaaaagcaccGTTAAATGtgattttaacgacgctttaaagcgtcgttataaatgaatttaacgacgcttaaaagcgtcgttaaaacaaacttaacgacgcttataagcgtcataAAAAACCTAACAGCCGACGCTTCAAAAAGCGTTTTGGTAGAGTGGCGGACGCGTTGTCATTAAcggctaaaaagcgtcgttaaaagTTAATTTTACGACGTTTTAAAGCATCGTTAtaaaataacgacgcttttaaaaagcgtcggcattttccgtctccactcttacataggcgatGCTTTGGCGACGCTTTTTGAAGCATCGTAAAGGATATTGGCGACGCTTATTAGCGTCGTAAAATAACcttaatagcgtcgttaatgaccattttcaCCGTAGTGTAAGGAGAAACACTGATCATTGTTGCGCCGGTCCATGCAACACCTGAGGCCTACAACGTGTATAGGTCAATGCTTCTCCAACATACACTAGACTCGGATTACAAACATAGAAGCAATGTAACTTCACCAAAAAAATAACAACATAGAAGTCATTCCGAATTCACAATAAACTATTCCAATGCAATCCACTAAAACAGGACATTGTTATTCAATAAATTACTAAATCACTCCAATAATATCACCCATCTTTAGGAAAAAAGATTACATTCGCAAAAGGCATTGAATTTACAACATTGCAAAATTTCCTTTTCTTTTGCTCAGAATATAACACTGATGCAAGAATGAATACCAGCGCATGATCAAGGAAGCATGTCATAACATATGCTTACATGCAAAAGCAACTAGAAGTAAATCATCTCATACTCATATTAAGCAATTTAGACAAAAATCCAAGTTTTAAAATACCAAGATCTCACACTCCGAACCCAACTCCTAGGTCGACTATATGACACATAACACAGCCGCATGAACCCTAAAGCGAAGGCCAAGAGATCATGCAAAGCCTATAAGATGATTTCATTGCTCGAACACTAGGTTAAACCTATCCGAAACTGTGTTCTATAATTCTGAAAAAGGAAAGAAGGGTTGTGAGTTTTACAGCACAGTAAGAATCCCACACTCACATCAGCAtgaatatgaattattttttaatgaatatatataactgatgaaaaaataataagattcacGCATCATCAAtttgataattaaataatatcatCACAATTCTATTAAATATGTCACATATCACAAATcaacaaaattctaatcaaaagtAATTCAATGAGATTACTTATCGTTAACTGATTAATATGGTTTTgatctaaataatattattattttgatactgGACTAGACCCACTCAAGCTCTAGCCCGTGGCTGGCCAAACACATACACCATGTTTCTGTCCATGGCCAGCAACTACATATCAGCCTATGGTTGATATCCCAAATACAATATTTCACGCATGCTGGCTGATCTAAATACCCTTCAATTAGACATGGTTCATCATCTTAAAATGATTTCGACATTGGACTAGTCATAACCATGCTCCAGTCTGTGACAGGCCAAAACATCTCAATCCATAGttgatttgccatatttcatatatGCCCAACTAGTTCATATGCTCTCCTTTTCTCcatatttataattatgcaaATTTATGTTTACCTTTCCGATATTGAACTAATTATAAATACTCCAAATCGTGGTAAGCCAAACACAATACTGCACCTCAGTCCAAGGCTAACCCAACATACACACCATGTTTCTTGCATGGTTAATCTGTCCAAACACTGCCCGCTCTCTATCCATATTATTGAAATCATAATCTTATTTTCAGTATTAGATTAGTCTCCGTCATGCTCTGGCTTACGGCAAGTCAAAAATAATGCCACACCCCAGTCTGAGATTAACATAGCATATGCACTACGTTTCTTACATAATCAACTAACCTAAATGCTGCCCACCCcattaattatattaaatcataattttcttattcaacataatatatataattaaacacCAATTATCATGAACCATGCAACAGCAATTCATCAACATATGATACACCAgccaatatataaataaaatatgcaATTATGTAGGTatgattataaataaaatttttatatttatgtagGTAATCATGTCAAAGAACccttacctataccgatgattgaCTCAAATACGGTAATCGATGAACTTCTTAAtctatgaagtcaaaaataagGTGTTCCACTTCAATTAACACCTTGTGCAGTCAATCGCACATTTACATAATCAGTgtgaaatataaaaaatcatagatGATTAGGGTGGTAGAAAATTATAGTCAACGATCTTAACACTATAGATTCAAGACCTCTCCTAGGATTAATGGGTAAATCTAAGTATCCCTAGACATCTGGACCATCTACTGGTCCATAGGATTTATATAGAAAGAAATCCATGGAGaaagagaaaattatagagagaaagtagagagagaaagtggaaagagagaggaagtgagaagaagagagaagagagagaaactctctctctctcttttttctttttctctctttattttctttttttccttttcttcttttcttttctttctttctcgtttttcttctctcttcttggaAAAATAGGGGTGGAAGGCTAGAGGTTGACCACACCCCCCTCTCTTCCATAAGAAGTCCTCAATTGCCGTGGTGACCTATGCCCACCCCGATGGCTACGCCGGCTCTCAACAACCTAGGTACAGCAAATCCAATGATGATAGTTGACTTGATGGGAGGAGAAGATCGAAAGAAATAGAGAATGATCCTGTTCACTACTAACCAAAACTTCACCAGCTAAATCCTAAGCAATGACAACTCCCTTActgactagaagaagagaaaagaaagatctaGGCCCTATATACCGTGGCTCTAATGAGGTCCAATAGCCGGTTCACCTGAAAATCCCAAGGATTTCTTCATGAAAGAGCTCAAAAGCCATTTCCAAATGAGGGCTCCAAGAGTAGTTGGTAGAGAGGAGGGAAGGGCTTCTCTTTTATAGGCAAAAATCTAGGGTTAATCGGGAGATTCAGAGTTCTAATTCTCTCCTACCGAAATCGAGAAGAAGTCAGACTCCTCATAGTAGTCTGattcttctttttcatttctttttcatgcCCTGAGATTTATGCAAGGGAAAATTTGGGCTTGAGGAATCTTTGAGGCTGGATCATTAGATTCTCCACTCTCCttaagaaaaatttcatcctagAAATTGACATTCTTCAAAATCAAGATACATATCCTTATCTTATCCTCGAGCTCCTAAATAACCTcctttatttagaaaataaattttgatccttTATCATAACACCTTCGCTTAAAccatcatgcttttgctgcgcatttTAATTTAACCTACTGAATTTTTGGGGTTTGCTAAATAATTTCTGAACCAATAAAATCATAGATTGTCAAATCCTCAAATTATAATCTTGGATGCAAATTATCTATCGAAACCAAACCCTATGAATTATTTCATCCGCAACACCTAATGACATAAATCTAAGTTTTTAATATCACTTATGTCATGCCCAAGTCACTTACATCAAAGtctcaaatgatcataacctaagctctgataccattctatcaTGCTCTGAACCCAACTCATGGATAGACCACATGACATGGCTGCATGAACTCTAAAGCGAAGTTCTGGAGATCATACAAGGGCTATAAGATGACTCCATTGCTTGAACTTCGGGTCGAACCCATCCGAAACCGTGTCCTGCAACTttgcaaaagagaaaaaaagttgtGAGCTTTATGGCCCAATAAAGCAAGTGAACATAGAGAAAGGAATTGTTAGCAAACAATATGAGAATCACAATAGAAAATTGTGTAATAACCTGTGAAAGTTTAAAAGCTTCAATCATCCAATTATGTTGTTTCCCAATTGAAACTTCCGATTTGAGAGGAAACATTAAAGACCATGAAAGAAAAATCCAATGACTCTTTGAGTAGTTTAATTTCATgcaaaattacaataaacatcaaCACAAAAAGAATAAGTAACTATTAAACCCAACGTTTCTAGTTGTCGATATAAAATTCagcataacaaaaaaaaaatgtagatCCTAAAACAGTTCCTTGAAAAAAATGTAG contains the following coding sequences:
- the LOC140856041 gene encoding uncharacterized protein — its product is MRRRRRYAGVQFQFSQTEAGTSSSAQQPEASSAAQHSEPCPSSSAQHDPPVHQSDDEIHVQDGFGRVRSRRGPTVVRDVWQMREGERIVMECNQLGQPIKKAACLLTSFLGTVARRPQLCPLGYAKWNDMLPTYKVELLRVIEVMN